A genomic region of Aureibacillus halotolerans contains the following coding sequences:
- a CDS encoding carbohydrate ABC transporter permease: MHKRPLSATIAIYAVLVVGAIIMTVPFLWMLSTSLKVPGEIFTFPPKWVPDPIVFENFPRAWNALPFDLAYINSLKIAVFVTVGTLLTCSMAGYAFAKISFTGSRIIFILILATMMIPNQVTLVPVYMIFSELNWIDTHWPLMIPPVLGNAFGVFLLRQFIAGIPNELEDAAEIDGCNRLQVYFKIILPNAKPALAALAIFTFMGTWNNFLGPLIYLHSEHLFTIPLLISSFQGLYTTDWTLLMAASTISLIPVIGVYLMAQKYFVEGITLSGLKG, from the coding sequence ATGCATAAGCGTCCACTGTCAGCAACTATTGCGATTTATGCGGTCCTCGTGGTAGGGGCAATCATTATGACGGTTCCTTTTCTCTGGATGCTGTCTACATCGCTAAAAGTGCCGGGAGAGATCTTTACATTTCCGCCGAAATGGGTGCCAGACCCGATTGTTTTTGAAAATTTTCCTAGGGCGTGGAACGCGTTGCCATTTGACTTGGCCTACATCAACAGCTTAAAAATTGCTGTCTTTGTCACGGTCGGCACGTTGTTGACCTGCTCCATGGCTGGTTATGCATTTGCCAAAATTAGCTTTACCGGCAGCCGAATCATTTTCATATTAATTCTCGCAACGATGATGATTCCTAACCAGGTGACATTGGTTCCTGTGTATATGATTTTCAGCGAATTGAACTGGATTGATACCCATTGGCCATTGATGATACCGCCTGTGCTTGGCAACGCCTTTGGTGTGTTTTTATTGCGGCAATTTATCGCGGGCATTCCAAATGAGCTTGAAGACGCTGCGGAAATTGATGGTTGTAACCGCTTACAAGTGTATTTTAAAATCATTTTGCCAAACGCAAAACCCGCGCTTGCCGCTTTAGCGATTTTCACATTTATGGGCACGTGGAACAATTTTCTCGGTCCGTTAATTTATTTGCACTCAGAACATCTGTTTACCATACCGCTTTTAATTTCATCTTTTCAGGGACTGTATACAACAGACTGGACGCTGCTTATGGCCGCCTCGACAATCTCATTGATTCCGGTCATTGGGGTGTATCTGATGGCGCAGAAGTATTTTGTTGAAGGCATTACTCTTAGCGGTTTAAAAGGATAG
- a CDS encoding ECF-type sigma factor, translating into MVSMIEITHRGDQVKYGIRRLLQDWYVFQERQYKGDYAATDLLIDLADAMQKAKLTESQERSLQLIHMIGFSATEAGIMMKCSRQSATRNAERALGKVANAWAWETAS; encoded by the coding sequence ATGGTTTCAATGATCGAGATCACACACCGAGGCGATCAGGTCAAATACGGGATACGAAGGCTTTTGCAAGATTGGTATGTTTTTCAGGAACGGCAGTATAAAGGGGATTATGCGGCGACTGATTTGTTGATTGATTTGGCTGATGCCATGCAAAAGGCGAAATTGACAGAGAGCCAGGAGCGATCACTTCAACTTATCCATATGATCGGCTTTTCAGCGACAGAGGCCGGTATAATGATGAAATGCAGCCGGCAATCCGCGACAAGAAATGCCGAGCGAGCGCTTGGGAAAGTTGCAAACGCTTGGGCTTGGGAGACTGCTTCATGA
- a CDS encoding helix-turn-helix transcriptional regulator — MGNKVKIARIQVDLTQQQLAEKVGVTRQTISLIEKGKYNPSLHLCLEICYAVGKSLDDIFWVTKEDTRDEKD, encoded by the coding sequence GTGGGGAATAAAGTAAAGATCGCGCGTATTCAAGTTGATTTAACGCAGCAGCAATTAGCGGAAAAAGTAGGAGTTACTCGGCAGACGATTAGTTTGATTGAAAAAGGGAAGTACAACCCTTCACTTCATTTGTGTTTGGAAATTTGCTATGCGGTAGGAAAGTCATTGGATGACATTTTCTGGGTTACGAAGGAGGATACGAGGGATGAAAAAGATTAA
- a CDS encoding holin: MNEIMQFSTILVGIVTALVRLVRITSPAFPEQYIPLFSVFIGIICAVCGSGIVFASVTLKQAVWVGILAGLSSAGLFRIGQPRQKLMNKEDRLK, translated from the coding sequence ATGAATGAAATTATGCAGTTTTCTACCATTCTCGTTGGAATCGTTACGGCGCTTGTCCGACTTGTGAGAATCACCTCACCAGCATTTCCAGAACAGTACATCCCGCTTTTCAGCGTCTTTATCGGCATCATCTGCGCCGTTTGCGGCTCAGGCATTGTATTCGCTTCGGTCACCTTAAAACAAGCAGTTTGGGTAGGCATTCTCGCTGGTTTGAGTTCGGCAGGGTTGTTTCGAATTGGACAACCTCGCCAAAAACTGATGAACAAAGAAGATCGTTTAAAGTGA
- a CDS encoding Crp/Fnr family transcriptional regulator gives MYESVVDTKLFKDVLRDEHKSMVEKQFTERTYPNGQIIYFHGDVGDRLFIIKSGKVKIFRQSDEQEIVLGHQFAGEAVGELEMLHYDKTRTASVAAIEETVLWSLARDEFLELTRLYPELMRKTIYILSERLVQANRKLEYLAFLDIRVRVANLLLDLHTNFGKQTTHGDLIDWKITQQHFANMIGCSRESSSRILHELQDGGILFLKNRYIYIVDMDELKLLAGWQEDSPQSRHWHKHYNS, from the coding sequence ATGTACGAGTCGGTTGTGGACACCAAACTATTTAAGGACGTACTGCGTGACGAGCATAAATCCATGGTAGAAAAACAATTCACCGAAAGAACATACCCAAATGGACAGATTATCTATTTTCACGGGGATGTTGGCGACAGACTTTTTATAATAAAATCCGGAAAGGTGAAAATATTCCGCCAAAGTGACGAACAGGAAATCGTTCTCGGACACCAATTCGCTGGTGAAGCTGTTGGAGAGCTAGAAATGCTTCATTATGACAAGACACGTACAGCATCCGTGGCAGCGATTGAAGAAACAGTGCTATGGTCGTTAGCTCGAGATGAGTTTTTAGAGCTGACTCGCTTATACCCTGAACTTATGCGTAAAACGATATACATATTGAGTGAGCGCCTCGTGCAAGCGAATCGAAAGCTGGAATACCTTGCTTTTTTGGACATTCGCGTTCGTGTCGCTAATTTGTTGCTTGATCTCCACACCAACTTTGGGAAGCAAACCACACATGGTGATTTAATTGACTGGAAAATCACACAGCAGCATTTTGCTAATATGATTGGATGCAGTCGAGAATCCTCATCTCGCATTCTTCACGAGCTCCAAGATGGAGGAATTCTATTTCTTAAAAATCGCTATATTTATATTGTTGATATGGATGAGCTCAAGCTTCTTGCTGGCTGGCAGGAGGATTCTCCACAAAGTCGCCACTGGCATAAGCATTATAATTCATGA
- a CDS encoding sugar ABC transporter substrate-binding protein has protein sequence MKKMLFMLFTAFVMMLAGCSESTVEQTPDGEDVVTLDMAIVAGTSEMPAWQGIVDAFNGSHENIQVNLQRLPGSWDDYAQRMTTQIAAGDPPDIGRLNATIKTFEDKGYLTDLTPYFESLDTSLYTDGLFQSTDEHMYGVPIVSMTQVLFYNKDMFDEAGVAYPPMDWEDPWTWEEFAGAAEALSSGSGGNRTYGVHAKTNIESGIPTYLWSNGGSYFNDDMTEVTFDSPEAVETLTFIQDLIIKGYAPTPAETSTIPASDMFTSGRLGMMIEGPWNFPSFSEIDSFEWGVAPIPVGPSGEKPITTQFVDYWVAYEGSDHHEEAAEVIQFFIGAEALGILVDNNIGGVPILKSVAEDKKEELFSSLTDEEKDMIYESYQYSRLTEATTNFSELQVLTQRVLDLLALDELGPEEAVKQLEPIFIESIQTGE, from the coding sequence ATGAAGAAAATGTTGTTCATGTTGTTTACGGCTTTTGTGATGATGCTGGCTGGCTGTTCTGAAAGCACTGTAGAGCAAACACCAGACGGCGAAGACGTGGTCACGTTGGATATGGCCATCGTGGCAGGTACAAGTGAGATGCCTGCATGGCAAGGGATCGTGGATGCATTTAATGGGTCCCATGAAAATATTCAAGTGAATTTACAGCGGCTTCCGGGAAGTTGGGATGATTACGCTCAACGGATGACGACTCAAATCGCCGCAGGAGATCCCCCTGATATTGGGCGGTTGAACGCAACGATTAAGACATTTGAAGACAAAGGGTATTTGACGGACCTTACGCCTTATTTTGAATCTCTTGACACGAGTCTATATACAGATGGACTTTTCCAAAGTACTGATGAGCATATGTATGGCGTACCGATCGTCTCCATGACGCAGGTCCTGTTTTACAACAAAGATATGTTTGACGAGGCAGGAGTAGCGTATCCCCCTATGGATTGGGAAGATCCTTGGACATGGGAAGAATTTGCGGGTGCTGCTGAAGCCTTATCTAGCGGAAGCGGTGGGAATCGCACGTATGGAGTGCATGCCAAAACGAACATTGAGTCTGGGATACCAACCTACCTATGGTCGAATGGAGGAAGCTATTTTAACGATGACATGACAGAAGTCACCTTTGATTCACCCGAAGCGGTCGAAACGCTGACTTTTATTCAAGATCTTATTATCAAAGGGTATGCACCTACCCCGGCAGAAACCTCCACGATACCGGCAAGCGACATGTTCACGTCGGGTCGGCTTGGGATGATGATTGAAGGACCATGGAACTTTCCGTCCTTCTCTGAAATTGATTCGTTTGAATGGGGTGTTGCTCCCATTCCGGTTGGACCGAGTGGAGAGAAGCCTATCACAACTCAATTCGTAGATTACTGGGTCGCCTATGAAGGATCAGACCACCATGAAGAGGCGGCAGAAGTGATTCAGTTCTTTATTGGAGCAGAAGCGCTTGGCATTTTGGTAGACAACAACATCGGTGGCGTACCAATTCTGAAGAGTGTCGCAGAGGACAAAAAAGAAGAATTGTTCTCCTCTCTAACTGATGAGGAAAAAGATATGATCTATGAAAGCTACCAATATTCTCGTCTGACGGAAGCCACCACCAACTTTTCCGAACTTCAAGTCTTGACTCAGCGTGTGCTGGATCTCCTTGCCCTTGATGAACTGGGACCGGAAGAGGCAGTAAAACAGCTCGAGCCAATTTTTATAGAATCCATACAGACCGGTGAATAG